Proteins from a single region of Dysosmobacter acutus:
- a CDS encoding bifunctional histidine phosphatase family protein/GNAT family N-acetyltransferase, which produces MTKLYLIRHAEAEGNLYRIAHGQYDSMITDRGYQQIEALRQRFQDIHVDAVYSSDLRRTCITATAVYVPRHLPLHKRKDLREVGIGCWEQMSWGEIGQEEPEQMLNFTKHMERWHVEGAETVAGVRDRMLRAMREIIAAHPNETVAVFSHGMALRILLGTLQGLTLEQLGQTSHGDNTAVSLLEAEGDHIQVVFRDDNSHVKNISTFAGQTWWKRPNGIEPGLAFSALDLASQGEFLHRCGCDIWKLTSMPGDFDGDVLLREASERPCLVASLEGVPVGCLELNPEKEAGQNHGWISFYYMTPEYRCQGYGIQLLGQAVKFYRPLHRDTLRIALSRQAQQAYRFFTRYGFQSTGCTEDGRDILEKDIRLQDI; this is translated from the coding sequence ATGACAAAGCTATATCTGATCCGCCATGCCGAGGCGGAGGGAAATTTGTATCGAATCGCCCACGGACAGTATGACAGCATGATCACCGACCGGGGCTACCAGCAGATCGAGGCGCTGCGCCAGCGCTTCCAGGACATCCATGTGGACGCGGTCTATTCCAGCGACCTGCGCCGCACCTGCATCACCGCCACCGCCGTCTATGTGCCCAGGCATTTGCCCCTGCATAAGCGAAAGGACCTGCGGGAGGTGGGCATCGGCTGCTGGGAGCAGATGTCCTGGGGTGAAATCGGTCAGGAGGAGCCGGAGCAGATGCTCAATTTTACCAAGCACATGGAGCGCTGGCATGTGGAGGGCGCGGAGACGGTGGCCGGAGTTCGGGACAGGATGCTCCGGGCCATGCGGGAGATCATTGCCGCCCACCCTAATGAAACCGTGGCCGTCTTTTCCCACGGCATGGCGCTGCGCATCCTGTTGGGCACGCTCCAGGGACTCACTCTGGAGCAGTTGGGCCAGACTTCCCACGGGGACAACACCGCCGTATCCCTGCTGGAGGCGGAAGGCGACCACATTCAGGTGGTTTTCCGGGACGACAACTCCCACGTGAAGAACATCTCCACCTTTGCCGGACAGACCTGGTGGAAGCGGCCCAACGGCATTGAGCCGGGCCTTGCCTTCAGCGCCCTGGACCTTGCTTCCCAGGGGGAGTTCCTCCATCGCTGCGGGTGCGACATCTGGAAGCTGACCTCCATGCCCGGGGATTTTGACGGTGACGTGCTGCTGCGGGAGGCAAGTGAACGGCCTTGCCTGGTGGCCAGCCTGGAGGGCGTCCCGGTGGGCTGCCTGGAGCTGAATCCGGAGAAGGAGGCCGGTCAAAACCACGGCTGGATCAGTTTTTACTACATGACGCCGGAGTACCGCTGCCAGGGATACGGCATCCAGCTGTTGGGCCAGGCGGTGAAGTTCTACCGTCCCCTGCACCGGGACACACTGCGGATTGCCCTGAGCCGTCAGGCTCAACAGGCCTATCGCTTCTTCACCCGATACGGCTTCCAAAGCACCGGCTGTACGGAGGATGGACGCGATATTTTGGAAAAAGACATCCGTTTGCAGGATATTTGA
- a CDS encoding YgiQ family radical SAM protein yields the protein MGEFLPVSRQEMRERGWDGYDFLVVTADAYVDHPSFGTTIIARVLEAEGYRVAVLSQPDWHSAAAFQRMGRPRWGVFIGGGNIDSMVAHYTAARKRRSRDQYSPGGKMGLRPDRPTIVYANRCREAFPGLPVVIGGLEASLRRFAHYDYWDDKVRRSILFDAQADLLVYGMGERATREIAGRLSAGTPAEEITDVRGTAYAADSPAPCPFSKTTCASYEEVCADKCAYAQATKVEYEEHDPIRGRAILQRHGAKWLIVNPPAMPLSTRELDEVAELPYVREVHPMYDQEGGVPAIEEVRFSVTHNRGCFGGCNFCSLAFHQGRMITSRSHESCIREVTEMTRDPKFKGYIHDVGGPSANFRHPSCQEQLKRGMCKNRSCLAPTPCRNIDPDHSDYTKLLQELRSVPGVKKVFVRSGIRYDYLLAGRNDEFFRELVNHHVSGQLKVAPEHCVAHVLDYMGKPHFDVFESFWDKYRTFNRKEGREQYLVPYLMSSHPGCTLSDAVELAEFLHSTGHQPEQVQDFYPTPGTLSTCMYYTGIDPRTMQPVYVATDPHDKALQRALLQWRKPEMRRLVVEALHRAGRKDLIGYGPQCLIRPLHGGRGPAVESGGGQRRGESARGASNPRQGDKKQRGSSPRRNESKKSSTGPRRSDTKGGGSIPQRGGSKSAPAAQQPQKPLKRKKGWAKPKKRK from the coding sequence ATGGGTGAATTTTTGCCAGTCTCCCGCCAGGAGATGCGTGAGCGGGGCTGGGACGGATATGACTTCTTGGTGGTCACGGCCGACGCCTATGTGGACCACCCCAGCTTCGGCACCACCATCATCGCCCGGGTACTGGAGGCGGAGGGCTACCGGGTGGCGGTCCTGAGCCAGCCGGACTGGCACAGCGCCGCAGCCTTCCAGCGGATGGGCCGCCCCCGGTGGGGCGTGTTCATCGGCGGCGGCAACATCGACTCCATGGTGGCCCACTACACAGCTGCAAGGAAACGCCGCAGCCGGGATCAGTACAGCCCCGGCGGAAAGATGGGCCTGCGGCCCGACCGGCCCACCATCGTCTACGCCAACCGCTGCCGGGAGGCCTTTCCCGGTCTGCCGGTGGTCATCGGCGGCCTGGAGGCCTCGCTGCGCAGGTTTGCCCACTACGACTACTGGGACGACAAGGTCCGCCGTTCCATCCTCTTTGACGCCCAGGCCGACCTGCTGGTCTACGGCATGGGGGAGCGGGCCACCCGGGAGATCGCCGGGCGTCTATCCGCAGGCACGCCTGCGGAGGAAATCACCGACGTGCGGGGAACGGCCTACGCCGCGGACTCCCCCGCTCCCTGCCCCTTCTCCAAAACCACCTGCGCCTCCTATGAGGAGGTGTGCGCCGACAAATGTGCCTACGCCCAGGCCACCAAAGTGGAGTACGAGGAGCACGACCCCATCCGCGGAAGAGCCATCCTTCAGCGCCACGGCGCCAAATGGCTCATTGTCAATCCGCCGGCCATGCCTCTTTCCACCCGGGAGTTGGACGAGGTGGCGGAGCTCCCCTATGTCCGGGAGGTCCACCCCATGTACGACCAGGAAGGCGGCGTCCCGGCCATCGAGGAGGTGCGCTTTTCCGTCACCCACAACCGGGGCTGCTTCGGCGGGTGCAACTTCTGCTCCCTGGCCTTTCATCAGGGCCGGATGATCACCTCCCGCAGTCATGAAAGCTGCATCCGCGAGGTGACGGAGATGACCCGCGACCCCAAGTTCAAGGGCTATATCCACGACGTAGGCGGCCCCTCGGCCAACTTCCGCCACCCCTCCTGCCAGGAGCAGCTCAAGCGGGGCATGTGCAAAAACCGCAGCTGCCTGGCCCCCACGCCCTGCCGCAACATCGATCCCGACCACTCGGATTATACAAAGCTCCTCCAGGAGCTGCGCTCGGTCCCGGGTGTGAAAAAGGTCTTTGTCCGTTCCGGCATCCGCTACGACTATCTGTTAGCGGGCCGCAACGACGAGTTTTTCCGGGAGCTGGTGAACCACCACGTCAGCGGTCAGCTGAAGGTGGCTCCCGAGCACTGCGTGGCCCATGTGCTGGACTACATGGGAAAGCCCCACTTCGACGTGTTCGAGTCCTTTTGGGACAAGTACCGGACATTCAACCGCAAAGAGGGCCGGGAGCAGTACCTTGTGCCCTACCTCATGTCCTCCCACCCCGGCTGCACCCTCAGCGACGCGGTGGAGCTGGCGGAGTTCCTGCACTCCACCGGCCACCAGCCGGAGCAGGTACAGGACTTCTATCCCACGCCGGGCACACTCTCCACCTGCATGTACTACACGGGCATTGACCCGCGGACCATGCAGCCGGTCTATGTGGCCACCGATCCCCACGACAAGGCGCTGCAGCGGGCGCTGCTTCAATGGCGCAAGCCGGAGATGCGCCGGCTGGTGGTGGAGGCGCTTCACAGGGCCGGGCGCAAGGACCTAATCGGCTACGGTCCCCAGTGCCTGATCCGTCCTCTGCACGGCGGACGCGGCCCGGCCGTGGAGAGCGGCGGCGGTCAGCGCCGGGGAGAGTCAGCGCGGGGTGCGTCCAATCCGCGGCAGGGTGATAAAAAGCAGCGCGGAAGCAGCCCACGGCGAAATGAATCAAAGAAAAGCAGCACAGGCCCACGGCGGAGCGATACAAAGGGCGGCGGCTCAATCCCGCAGCGGGGCGGGAGCAAGTCCGCTCCCGCCGCCCAGCAGCCTCAAAAGCCGCTGAAGAGGAAAAAGGGCTGGGCAAAACCCAAAAAGAGGAAATAG
- a CDS encoding calcium/sodium antiporter: MEGLVTAALFLLGLLLIVKGGDYFVDAAVWMAEISGIPQFIIGATVVSLATTLPELMVSVMGVLQGEVDLAVGNAVGSVTANLGLIMGLSVVCIPSVVKRAQFSLKAILMAAAAALLLALCQGGALPLLPSMGLLVIFAVFVWANIRDAKQSISQRDPHSRRDISRRRILIMTCKFILGVVGIIVGSELLINEGSAIAVFLGVPASIIGVTMVAVGTSLPELVTTVSAIVKREASMSIGNIIGANVIDLTMILPVCSLISGGQLAISAQTVLLDLPACLLLVITAILPPLLTGRFYRTQGAMMLLLYAGYVVRLIL, from the coding sequence ATGGAAGGATTGGTCACCGCCGCGCTGTTTTTACTGGGGTTGCTGCTGATTGTAAAAGGCGGAGACTACTTTGTGGACGCCGCCGTCTGGATGGCGGAGATCTCGGGCATTCCCCAGTTCATCATCGGCGCCACCGTGGTCTCCCTGGCCACCACGCTGCCGGAGCTGATGGTCTCCGTCATGGGCGTGCTGCAGGGCGAGGTGGACCTGGCGGTGGGCAACGCCGTTGGCTCCGTCACCGCCAACCTTGGGCTGATTATGGGGCTTTCCGTGGTCTGCATCCCCTCGGTCGTCAAACGTGCTCAGTTCAGCCTGAAGGCCATCCTGATGGCCGCCGCCGCGGCGTTGCTGCTGGCCCTGTGCCAGGGCGGGGCGCTGCCCCTGCTGCCCTCCATGGGCCTTTTGGTGATCTTTGCCGTATTCGTCTGGGCCAACATCCGAGACGCCAAGCAGAGCATCAGCCAGCGGGATCCCCACAGCCGCCGGGACATCTCCCGGCGCCGCATCCTCATCATGACCTGCAAATTCATCTTAGGCGTGGTGGGCATCATCGTGGGCTCTGAGCTGCTCATCAATGAGGGAAGCGCCATCGCCGTCTTTCTTGGTGTGCCCGCAAGCATCATCGGCGTGACCATGGTGGCGGTGGGCACCTCACTGCCGGAGTTGGTCACCACGGTCTCCGCCATCGTCAAGCGGGAGGCGTCCATGTCCATCGGCAACATCATCGGCGCCAATGTGATCGATCTGACCATGATCCTCCCGGTCTGCTCCCTCATCTCCGGCGGACAGCTGGCCATATCGGCGCAGACGGTTCTTCTGGACCTGCCGGCCTGCCTTTTGCTGGTGATTACCGCCATCCTGCCCCCGCTGCTCACCGGCCGGTTCTACCGGACCCAGGGCGCTATGATGCTGCTCCTCTACGCGGGATACGTGGTACGTCTGATTTTGTGA
- a CDS encoding Fur family transcriptional regulator yields the protein MRPQRYSARRERIYESVAASCEHPSAEMIYNQLKSELPQLSLGTVYRNLNQLAEEGRLSRLDSGSADRFDATVAPHTHFCCTACGRVLDLPVPYDPALDREAERWGCKVKGHSLTFLGICSGCGGKNTVL from the coding sequence ATGCGGCCGCAAAGATACTCTGCCCGCCGGGAGCGCATTTATGAATCCGTGGCCGCCTCCTGTGAGCATCCCTCCGCGGAGATGATTTACAACCAGCTGAAGTCAGAGCTTCCACAGCTGAGCCTGGGCACGGTGTACCGAAACCTAAACCAGTTGGCCGAGGAGGGGCGGCTGAGCCGGCTGGACAGCGGCAGCGCGGACCGGTTTGACGCCACCGTCGCGCCCCACACCCACTTTTGCTGCACCGCCTGCGGCCGAGTGCTGGACCTGCCCGTGCCTTACGATCCGGCCCTGGACCGGGAGGCGGAGCGCTGGGGCTGCAAGGTAAAGGGCCACAGTTTGACGTTTCTGGGTATTTGTTCCGGCTGTGGTGGAAAGAATACAGTGTTGTGA
- the rbr gene encoding rubrerythrin, whose amino-acid sequence MELKGSKTEANLRKAFSGESEARNKYTYFASAAKKEGYEQIAAIFQETADNEKEHAKLWFKALGALGDTAQNLQNAADGEHWEWDEMYKDMAKTAEEEGFLALAAQFEGVAKIEKTHEDRYLKLLENLKNGEVFKKGEKVMWFCRNCGHVEIGESAPQVCPVCKHPQAYFQIKATNY is encoded by the coding sequence ATGGAGTTGAAGGGCAGCAAAACAGAGGCCAATCTGCGCAAGGCATTTTCCGGTGAGTCCGAGGCAAGAAACAAGTATACCTATTTTGCCAGCGCGGCAAAAAAAGAGGGCTATGAACAGATCGCGGCTATTTTCCAGGAGACCGCCGACAACGAGAAAGAGCATGCCAAGCTGTGGTTCAAGGCCTTGGGTGCCTTGGGCGACACCGCCCAGAACCTGCAGAACGCCGCCGACGGCGAGCACTGGGAATGGGACGAGATGTACAAGGACATGGCCAAGACCGCCGAGGAAGAGGGCTTTTTGGCGCTGGCCGCTCAGTTCGAGGGCGTGGCCAAGATTGAAAAGACCCATGAGGACCGCTATCTGAAGCTGCTGGAGAACCTCAAGAACGGCGAGGTCTTCAAAAAGGGCGAAAAGGTCATGTGGTTCTGCCGCAACTGCGGCCATGTGGAGATCGGCGAGTCCGCTCCACAGGTCTGCCCCGTCTGCAAGCACCCCCAGGCCTATTTCCAGATCAAAGCCACCAATTATTAA
- the udp gene encoding uridine phosphorylase: protein MQTLEKQFHIDCAPGDVGRYCILPGDPGRCASIAALFDGGKKIAQNREFVTYTGTLLGEPVSVCSTGIGGPSAAIAMEELHNCGADTFIRVGTCGGIDLDVRSGDIVVATGAIRYEHTSREYAPIEFPAVSDFSVAGFLIQASNAMGKRVHAGVVQSKDSFYGQHSPDKSPVSYELVQKWESWKRLGVKASEMESAALFVVAAALGVRCGACFHVIWNQEREAAGLDQDMSTDTSAAVRVGVEALKLLIAADKAG, encoded by the coding sequence ATGCAAACATTGGAAAAGCAATTTCACATCGACTGCGCGCCCGGAGACGTGGGCCGCTACTGCATCCTGCCGGGTGACCCGGGACGCTGCGCCTCCATTGCGGCGCTGTTTGACGGCGGAAAGAAAATTGCCCAGAACCGGGAGTTTGTCACCTACACGGGAACGCTGCTTGGCGAGCCGGTCTCGGTCTGCTCCACGGGGATCGGAGGCCCCTCCGCCGCCATTGCCATGGAGGAGTTGCACAACTGCGGCGCGGACACCTTTATCCGGGTGGGCACCTGCGGCGGCATTGATCTGGACGTCCGCTCCGGCGACATTGTGGTGGCCACCGGCGCCATCCGCTATGAGCACACCAGCCGGGAATACGCCCCCATCGAATTCCCCGCAGTCTCCGATTTCTCCGTGGCCGGCTTTCTGATTCAGGCGTCCAACGCCATGGGCAAGCGGGTCCACGCAGGGGTTGTACAAAGCAAGGACAGCTTTTACGGCCAGCACAGCCCGGACAAATCCCCGGTCTCCTATGAGCTGGTGCAAAAGTGGGAATCCTGGAAGCGGCTGGGCGTGAAGGCCAGTGAAATGGAGTCCGCCGCCCTCTTCGTGGTGGCTGCGGCGCTGGGCGTGCGATGCGGGGCGTGCTTCCATGTGATCTGGAATCAGGAGCGGGAGGCCGCGGGACTGGACCAGGACATGAGTACGGACACCTCCGCCGCCGTCCGGGTGGGCGTGGAAGCGCTGAAGCTCCTGATCGCCGCGGACAAGGCGGGCTGA
- a CDS encoding helix-turn-helix transcriptional regulator: MKNRLEQIRKQRGIRQEDLAAALEVSRQTIGSLENGRYNPSITLAFKIARYFGMQIEEIFIYEEDCP, encoded by the coding sequence TTGAAGAACCGCCTGGAACAGATCCGAAAGCAGCGAGGCATTCGCCAGGAGGACCTGGCCGCGGCGCTGGAGGTCTCACGGCAGACAATCGGCTCACTTGAAAACGGACGGTACAATCCGTCCATCACCCTTGCGTTTAAAATTGCCCGCTATTTTGGGATGCAGATTGAGGAGATTTTTATTTATGAGGAGGATTGTCCGTGA
- a CDS encoding mechanosensitive ion channel family protein: MDLTKLLETQIGSLSIGRLISGIVTALVCLLAIRVLSRLSKKLLERTRLDERIRKYVLSAVRVVLWIVAIIIVMESLDIPSTSLVALLSVTSLAFSLAAENVLSNMAGGLVILVNKPFNLGDFIEASGVSGTVAEITLNYTKLDTIDGRRVLMPNKELSASRLTNYTVLGRRRAEHKVTASYDDKPETVCEALLKAAAMTEYVLEEPAPSAQIESYGDSSIEYSLRCWAETEHYWAMYYALLANVKKAFDDSGVTMTYNHLNVHLMREGE, translated from the coding sequence ATGGACCTGACAAAGCTTTTGGAGACGCAGATCGGCTCCCTTTCCATAGGACGGCTGATTTCCGGTATAGTCACAGCCCTTGTCTGCCTGCTTGCCATCCGGGTGTTGAGCAGGCTGTCCAAAAAACTTTTGGAACGGACCCGGCTGGACGAGCGAATCCGCAAGTATGTGCTGAGCGCGGTGCGGGTGGTGCTGTGGATCGTCGCCATCATCATCGTAATGGAGTCCCTGGACATCCCGTCCACTTCCCTTGTGGCGCTGCTGTCCGTCACCTCCCTGGCCTTTTCCCTGGCGGCGGAAAATGTGCTGTCCAACATGGCGGGCGGGCTGGTGATCCTTGTGAACAAGCCCTTTAACCTGGGGGATTTCATTGAGGCCTCCGGCGTCTCCGGCACCGTGGCGGAAATTACCCTGAATTACACCAAGTTAGACACCATAGACGGCCGGCGGGTGCTGATGCCCAACAAGGAGCTTTCCGCCAGCCGTCTGACCAACTACACGGTGCTGGGCCGGAGGCGGGCTGAGCACAAAGTGACCGCGTCCTATGACGATAAGCCGGAGACGGTGTGTGAAGCCCTGCTGAAGGCCGCCGCCATGACGGAGTACGTACTGGAGGAGCCCGCGCCGTCGGCCCAGATCGAGAGCTACGGCGATAGCTCCATCGAATACAGCCTGCGCTGCTGGGCGGAGACGGAGCACTACTGGGCCATGTATTATGCCCTCCTTGCGAACGTCAAAAAGGCGTTTGACGACTCCGGCGTCACCATGACCTACAATCATTTGAATGTCCACCTGATGCGGGAGGGAGAATAA
- a CDS encoding PhzF family phenazine biosynthesis protein → MEVYTVNAFAKRSGGGNGAGVVPDASGLTEEQMQSIAKLLGFSETAFVSPSARADLRLRFFTPAGEVPLCGHATIGTFSVLGATGRLDPGEYIQETGAGCLRVRLGEDGTVLMEQSKPVFSGQADREAIARSLCGSAEELLNPELDVEIVSTGLRDILVPVRSREVLWRIRPDFQQVSRLSRDYDVVGYHLFTEETLERAAAHCRNLAPLYGIPEEAATGTSTGALCCCLFRRGRIGAGVLTAFEQGYSMDRPSEILACVQVREKEIQEVWVGGRAMDIEKREL, encoded by the coding sequence ATGGAGGTTTACACAGTCAATGCGTTTGCAAAGCGTTCCGGCGGCGGGAACGGCGCCGGAGTGGTGCCTGACGCCTCGGGGCTGACGGAGGAGCAGATGCAGTCCATTGCAAAGCTGTTGGGATTCAGTGAGACCGCCTTTGTGTCGCCCTCCGCCCGGGCGGATCTGCGCCTGCGTTTTTTCACACCGGCCGGCGAGGTGCCGCTTTGCGGCCACGCCACCATCGGAACCTTTTCCGTCCTGGGCGCCACCGGCAGGCTGGACCCGGGGGAGTACATTCAGGAGACCGGGGCGGGATGCCTGCGGGTGCGGCTGGGGGAGGACGGCACCGTGCTGATGGAGCAGTCCAAGCCCGTCTTTTCCGGCCAGGCGGACCGGGAGGCCATCGCCCGGTCCCTGTGCGGCAGCGCGGAGGAATTGCTGAACCCGGAGCTGGACGTGGAGATCGTCTCCACCGGGCTGCGGGACATTCTTGTGCCGGTTCGAAGCAGGGAGGTCCTGTGGCGCATCCGGCCCGATTTTCAGCAGGTGTCCCGTCTGAGCCGGGACTATGACGTGGTGGGCTACCACCTCTTTACGGAGGAGACCCTGGAGCGGGCGGCGGCCCACTGCCGGAACCTGGCCCCGCTGTACGGCATTCCGGAGGAGGCGGCCACCGGCACCTCCACAGGGGCCCTGTGCTGCTGTCTTTTCCGCCGTGGACGGATCGGAGCAGGGGTGCTCACAGCCTTTGAGCAGGGCTATTCCATGGACCGGCCCTCAGAGATACTGGCCTGTGTGCAGGTCCGGGAAAAGGAGATCCAGGAGGTCTGGGTGGGCGGCCGGGCCATGGACATCGAAAAGCGGGAGCTTTGA
- the trxA gene encoding thioredoxin, with amino-acid sequence MALKHLTTATFDAAISKESLAVVDFWATWCGPCRMLAPTVEKLAQQYEGKALVGKVDVDAEPELAQRYGIMSIPTVIFFKNGQEVDRKVGVQPLNAFAGVVDRNL; translated from the coding sequence ATGGCATTGAAGCATTTGACGACGGCCACCTTTGACGCGGCCATTTCCAAGGAATCCCTTGCAGTGGTGGACTTTTGGGCCACCTGGTGCGGCCCCTGCCGCATGCTGGCTCCCACGGTGGAGAAGCTGGCCCAGCAGTATGAAGGCAAGGCCCTGGTGGGTAAGGTGGATGTGGACGCGGAGCCGGAGCTGGCCCAGCGCTACGGCATCATGAGCATCCCCACGGTCATTTTCTTCAAAAACGGGCAGGAAGTGGACCGGAAGGTGGGCGTGCAGCCTCTGAACGCCTTTGCCGGCGTGGTGGATCGGAACCTGTAA
- a CDS encoding NAD(P)/FAD-dependent oxidoreductase gives MFYEVAVIGAGPAGLSAAVNARLRGKSVAVVGNNPEENPLWKAPRVDNYLGLPEKSGRELIEEFTAHAERSGAQLIRGKVLNVGTDTERWYLGVGTDIIEAGAVVLAAGVARGRKFEGEERFVGAGVSYCATCDGMLYRGKRAAVLGFTADAEQEAEHLRGIGVDTLFFQRPRQCELQGEHKVESIRVDGTEYAVDGVFILRPTVAPADLIPGLETAGGFVTVDEAMATNLPGLYAAGDCTGLPLQLARAVGQGLVAGQSAAAYWDKITKSQASESK, from the coding sequence ATGTTTTATGAAGTGGCGGTCATCGGCGCGGGACCGGCGGGCCTTTCCGCGGCTGTCAACGCCCGGCTGCGTGGCAAAAGCGTGGCTGTGGTGGGAAACAATCCGGAGGAGAACCCGCTTTGGAAGGCGCCAAGGGTGGACAATTACCTGGGCCTGCCGGAAAAGAGCGGCCGGGAGCTGATAGAGGAGTTCACCGCCCATGCGGAGCGCTCCGGCGCCCAGCTGATCCGGGGCAAGGTCCTCAATGTGGGAACCGATACGGAGCGGTGGTACCTGGGAGTGGGAACCGATATCATTGAGGCCGGCGCGGTGGTTCTGGCGGCAGGCGTGGCCCGGGGCCGGAAGTTTGAAGGGGAAGAACGGTTTGTGGGCGCCGGCGTCAGCTACTGCGCCACCTGTGACGGGATGCTGTACCGGGGAAAACGGGCCGCCGTGCTGGGATTTACCGCGGACGCGGAGCAGGAGGCGGAGCACCTGCGCGGCATCGGCGTGGATACGCTGTTTTTCCAAAGGCCCCGTCAGTGTGAGCTCCAGGGAGAACATAAGGTGGAGTCCATCCGCGTGGACGGCACGGAGTATGCGGTGGACGGTGTGTTCATCCTGCGGCCCACGGTGGCGCCAGCGGACCTGATTCCGGGCCTTGAGACGGCGGGCGGCTTTGTCACCGTGGATGAGGCCATGGCCACCAATCTGCCGGGCCTCTATGCGGCGGGAGACTGCACAGGCCTTCCTCTGCAGCTGGCAAGGGCTGTGGGGCAGGGGTTGGTGGCCGGTCAGAGCGCCGCCGCCTACTGGGATAAGATCACAAAGTCACAGGCAAGTGAATCAAAATAA
- a CDS encoding ArsR/SmtB family transcription factor: MESEYKKRSELLKALSHPVRLRIVHGLLKTGCHNVSCMEEKTGMSQSCISQHLQKLRMAGAVTAQRTGNEVYYSVSSPVVAGVVAALFEEEASNYVL; the protein is encoded by the coding sequence ATGGAATCAGAGTACAAAAAGCGCTCGGAACTGCTGAAGGCGCTGAGTCATCCCGTCCGGCTCCGCATCGTCCACGGTCTGCTGAAAACCGGGTGCCACAACGTCAGCTGTATGGAGGAGAAGACGGGCATGTCCCAGTCCTGCATCTCCCAGCATTTGCAGAAGCTGCGCATGGCAGGGGCCGTAACCGCCCAGAGGACGGGCAACGAGGTATACTACAGCGTGTCGTCGCCTGTGGTGGCGGGTGTGGTGGCGGCGCTGTTTGAAGAGGAGGCGTCAAACTATGTTTTATGA
- the rpe gene encoding ribulose-phosphate 3-epimerase has protein sequence MVKIAPSILSADFANLEREIRRIETADYVHVDVMDGLFVPNISIGIPVVQCIRPVTDLPLDVHLMIVEPIRYAERFCDAGADLVTVHVESDSTENLLSAIAKIHAKGKRSGVVLKPGTPAEAVLPFLKEVELILVMTVEPGFGGQSFMADQMDKVRAIRQLIDRHNPGCELEVDGGVGVDTCRACIEAGANVLVAGSAVYRAENIPGRIRALRGE, from the coding sequence ATGGTGAAAATTGCTCCTTCCATCCTCTCCGCCGACTTTGCAAATTTGGAGCGGGAGATCCGCCGGATCGAAACCGCCGATTACGTCCATGTGGACGTGATGGACGGTCTCTTTGTCCCCAACATCTCCATCGGCATCCCGGTGGTCCAGTGTATCCGCCCGGTCACCGACCTGCCCTTAGACGTCCATTTGATGATTGTGGAGCCCATCCGCTATGCGGAGCGCTTTTGCGACGCGGGCGCCGACCTGGTGACGGTGCATGTGGAGTCCGACTCCACGGAGAACCTCCTCAGCGCCATTGCGAAAATCCACGCCAAGGGCAAGCGCTCAGGCGTGGTGCTCAAGCCCGGGACCCCCGCGGAGGCCGTGCTTCCCTTTTTGAAGGAAGTGGAACTCATTTTGGTGATGACGGTGGAGCCCGGCTTTGGCGGGCAGAGCTTCATGGCCGACCAGATGGATAAGGTCCGCGCCATCCGGCAGCTGATCGACCGCCACAATCCCGGCTGCGAGCTGGAGGTGGACGGCGGCGTGGGCGTGGACACCTGCCGCGCCTGCATCGAGGCCGGAGCCAACGTATTGGTGGCCGGCAGCGCCGTGTACAGGGCGGAGAACATCCCCGGGCGCATCCGCGCGCTGCGGGGTGAATGA